In one Nostoc sp. KVJ3 genomic region, the following are encoded:
- a CDS encoding type II toxin-antitoxin system VapC family toxin has product MELLLDTCALIWSLEDNPCLLPEARQQISDSSNKVFVSAVSVWEIEIKRKKGQLKTPENLIQAIIDTKFSFLSITEYHAVKAASLPEYHKDPFDRLLIAQAMLEKMVIITSDTIFGKYGVAVISAVKS; this is encoded by the coding sequence ATGGAATTATTGCTTGACACCTGTGCTTTAATATGGTCACTTGAAGATAACCCTTGTCTTTTACCTGAAGCTCGTCAGCAAATTTCAGATTCTTCAAATAAAGTGTTTGTTAGCGCTGTTAGTGTTTGGGAAATAGAAATAAAAAGAAAAAAAGGGCAGCTTAAAACGCCGGAAAATTTAATACAAGCGATTATTGATACTAAGTTTAGTTTTTTATCAATAACAGAATACCACGCTGTTAAAGCAGCATCGTTACCTGAATATCATAAAGACCCTTTTGATAGACTTTTAATAGCACAAGCGATGTTAGAAAAGATGGTTATAATTACTTCCGATACTATCTTTGGAAAATATGGAGTAGCGGTTATATCTGCTGTAAAATCATAA
- a CDS encoding N-acetylmuramoyl-L-alanine amidase — MKKLLGLVILSCILASSIALAEPSLIVVFPETNYQTSSEKIFFLGTAPPDGQVLINSKPITRSKAGHFSPSFPLQLGENLFTVRRQNQELKIKVIRLNTNPELPQGVAFAKDSLTPAVDIARLSGELICFSAIAPPNANVSVTLANQTIALSPQPQQAQLPSNLAALTGQNQPHAQSSVGDYQGCTTVATAADLGKPQFQLTLNGKTIAQTGSGKIQILSRAELPISEVTVESGVARTGPSTDYSRLTPLPKGTRATVTGREGEWLRLDYGAWINSKETRILPNAIPPQTIIRSVGYRQLPGATEIVFPLQVPVPVSVQQSEQAIALTLYNTTAQTDIIRLDDDPLISRLDWQQEAPERVKYTFNLKKAQQWGYKLRYDGTTLVLALRHPPKIGNTRRKPLANFKIVLDPGHGGKETGASGPTGYLEKDVNLVVSKLLRDDLVKSGATVVMTREDDRELSLVERQAIISKEEPAIALSIHHNSLPDDGDAEKIKGFAAFWYQPQAHNLAMFLQKYVVKKLSKPSYGVFWDNLALTRPTAAPSVLLELGFMSNPDEFEQIVNPEEQKKMADAIAQGITEWFRSVQ; from the coding sequence GTGAAAAAACTTTTAGGATTAGTAATATTAAGCTGTATTCTCGCATCCTCCATAGCATTGGCAGAGCCATCTCTTATAGTCGTTTTTCCCGAAACAAACTACCAGACGAGTTCCGAAAAAATCTTTTTTTTGGGAACTGCACCACCAGATGGTCAGGTTTTGATCAATAGTAAGCCAATTACCCGCAGCAAAGCCGGTCATTTTTCCCCTAGTTTCCCCTTGCAGTTGGGGGAGAATCTTTTTACTGTGCGTCGCCAAAATCAAGAACTTAAGATTAAGGTGATTCGGCTGAACACTAACCCGGAACTACCACAGGGGGTAGCCTTTGCGAAAGATTCTTTGACTCCCGCAGTTGACATTGCCAGATTATCGGGAGAACTAATTTGTTTTAGCGCGATCGCACCCCCTAACGCCAATGTCTCTGTAACCCTGGCTAATCAAACCATTGCCCTTTCACCTCAACCCCAACAGGCACAACTACCAAGTAATTTGGCAGCTTTAACAGGGCAAAATCAGCCTCATGCCCAGTCTAGCGTAGGCGATTATCAAGGTTGCACCACAGTGGCAACAGCTGCCGATCTGGGAAAACCTCAATTTCAACTAACGCTTAATGGCAAAACCATCGCTCAAACAGGATCTGGTAAAATTCAAATCCTTTCAAGAGCAGAATTGCCAATTTCTGAGGTTACAGTAGAGTCAGGCGTTGCTCGCACTGGCCCAAGCACCGATTATTCTCGACTCACACCACTGCCCAAAGGCACACGCGCCACAGTAACAGGTAGAGAAGGTGAATGGTTACGCCTAGACTATGGCGCTTGGATTAATAGTAAAGAAACCCGCATTCTACCTAATGCAATTCCGCCACAGACAATAATTCGCAGTGTCGGATACCGTCAACTCCCTGGTGCCACAGAGATAGTTTTCCCCTTACAAGTTCCCGTACCTGTGAGCGTGCAACAAAGTGAGCAAGCGATCGCTCTCACTCTTTACAATACCACTGCCCAAACTGACATTATTCGTCTGGATGATGACCCCCTAATTTCTCGCCTAGATTGGCAACAGGAAGCTCCAGAACGAGTAAAATACACCTTTAACCTCAAAAAAGCTCAACAGTGGGGATATAAGCTGAGATATGACGGTACAACCCTGGTTTTGGCTTTGCGTCATCCGCCTAAAATCGGGAACACAAGACGCAAGCCTTTAGCTAATTTCAAGATTGTACTCGATCCAGGGCATGGCGGTAAAGAAACTGGTGCCAGTGGCCCAACTGGATATTTAGAAAAAGATGTGAATTTGGTGGTATCTAAGTTGCTGCGGGACGATTTGGTGAAGTCAGGTGCAACGGTAGTGATGACGCGGGAAGACGATCGCGAACTTTCCCTAGTAGAACGTCAGGCAATTATTAGTAAAGAAGAACCTGCGATCGCTCTTTCCATACATCACAATTCTTTACCCGATGATGGCGATGCCGAAAAAATCAAAGGATTCGCCGCCTTTTGGTATCAACCCCAAGCCCACAACTTGGCAATGTTTTTACAGAAATATGTAGTTAAAAAACTGAGCAAACCTTCTTATGGTGTGTTTTGGGATAACCTGGCGCTGACACGCCCGACAGCTGCGCCATCGGTGTTACTGGAATTGGGTTTTATGAGTAATCCCGATGAATTTGAGCAGATAGTCAACCCAGAAGAACAGAAGAAAATGGCTGATGCGATCGCTCAGGGGATTACGGAGTGGTTTCGGAGTGTGCAGTAA
- a CDS encoding CTP synthase yields the protein MTKFIFVTGGVVSSIGKGIVAASLGRLLKSREYSVSILKLDPYINIDPGTMSPFQHGEVFVTQDGAETDLDLGHYERFTDTSMSRLNCVTTGSIYQAVINRERRGDYNGGTVQVIPHITNEIKDRILRVAKSTNPSVVITEIGGTVGDIESLPFLEAIRQFRKEVGRQNVLYMHVTLVPWIASAGEMKTKPTQHSVKELRSIGIQPDILVCRSDRPLPKGLKQKLSGFCDVSEECVITSQDAKSIYEVPLNLEREGMAEQVLKLLQMEQRKPDLTQWQTLVQRLHSPKHELEIAIVGKYVQLSDAYLSVVEALNHAAISTYGKLRLRWVNSEDLESEPAENYLEGVDGIVVPGGFGVRGVDGKIAAIQYARDRQIPFLGLCLGMQCSVIEWARHVEGLTDANSAEFDVHTTNPVINLLPGQQEVVDLGGTMRLGLYPCRVLPDTLAFKLYQEDVIYERHRHRYEFNNTYRDLLLKSGYVISGTSPDGQLVEIVELPKHPFFLACQFHPEFQSRPSTPHPLFKGFIQAAIALSLATSGTPIPLEVS from the coding sequence ATGACTAAGTTTATTTTCGTGACTGGAGGCGTAGTTTCCAGTATTGGTAAGGGCATTGTAGCAGCAAGTCTAGGGCGTTTGCTCAAGTCCCGCGAATATTCGGTGTCAATTCTCAAACTCGACCCTTATATCAATATTGATCCTGGCACGATGAGTCCCTTTCAACACGGGGAAGTATTCGTTACCCAAGATGGGGCGGAGACAGATTTGGACTTGGGGCATTACGAACGCTTCACTGATACCTCGATGTCACGTTTAAATTGTGTGACTACTGGCTCGATTTACCAAGCAGTCATCAATAGAGAGCGGCGTGGAGATTACAATGGCGGTACTGTCCAAGTAATTCCCCATATTACTAATGAAATCAAAGATCGGATTCTGCGAGTTGCTAAAAGTACAAACCCATCTGTAGTAATTACAGAAATTGGCGGGACGGTAGGAGATATTGAATCACTACCGTTTTTGGAAGCAATTCGCCAGTTCCGCAAAGAAGTGGGACGGCAAAATGTCCTGTATATGCACGTAACGTTGGTACCGTGGATTGCTTCTGCGGGTGAGATGAAAACTAAGCCAACACAGCATTCAGTTAAAGAACTGAGATCCATTGGTATTCAACCAGATATTTTAGTTTGTCGGAGCGATCGCCCCTTACCCAAGGGATTAAAGCAAAAATTGTCGGGATTTTGCGATGTGTCTGAAGAATGCGTCATTACTTCCCAAGATGCCAAAAGTATCTATGAAGTACCGCTAAATCTAGAACGGGAAGGAATGGCAGAACAAGTCTTGAAGTTGCTGCAAATGGAGCAACGCAAACCAGATTTGACGCAGTGGCAAACCTTGGTACAACGTTTACATAGTCCCAAACACGAGCTAGAAATTGCCATTGTCGGGAAATATGTGCAGTTAAGTGATGCCTACTTATCTGTAGTGGAAGCACTTAACCATGCTGCAATCTCCACCTATGGCAAACTGCGCTTGCGTTGGGTAAACTCAGAAGATTTGGAAAGTGAACCAGCCGAAAATTACCTTGAGGGTGTCGATGGCATAGTTGTGCCAGGTGGTTTCGGGGTTCGGGGGGTGGATGGCAAAATTGCCGCCATTCAATACGCGCGCGATCGCCAAATTCCCTTTTTGGGTTTATGCCTGGGTATGCAATGTTCTGTAATTGAATGGGCTAGGCACGTAGAGGGATTAACAGATGCTAATAGTGCCGAATTTGACGTTCATACAACTAATCCCGTAATTAATTTATTGCCAGGACAGCAGGAAGTTGTCGATTTAGGGGGTACAATGCGCTTGGGGCTATATCCTTGTCGTGTTCTCCCTGATACTCTAGCTTTCAAGCTTTATCAAGAAGATGTAATTTATGAACGACATCGACATCGCTATGAGTTCAACAATACTTACCGCGATCTGTTATTAAAGTCCGGCTATGTGATTAGTGGTACTTCTCCCGATGGACAGTTAGTTGAAATTGTGGAATTACCCAAGCATCCATTCTTTCTGGCTTGTCAATTTCATCCAGAATTTCAATCGCGTCCTAGCACCCCTCATCCCTTATTTAAAGGGTTTATTCAAGCAGCGATCGCTCTTTCTCTGGCAACATCTGGTACACCAATACCATTGGAGGTTTCTTAA
- a CDS encoding ABC transporter substrate-binding protein: protein MKNGLTQKTALLFTCLLLLVACNKNSSNSTNSISNPTTQIGTSDAIPIGIAFAETSNVALLGQEGTDGVKIAQKYFNGKGGVNGTPIKLVYQDTAGDEVGAINAFQALINQSKVVGIIGPTLSQQAFSADPIAERNQVPVIGASNTAKGIPEIGNYVARVSSSVAVVAPYAVKAALKQNPQIKRVAVFYAQNDAFNRSETEIFQNTVKDLKLNLVTVQKFQTTDTDFQTQGSNAINLKPDLAIISGLAVDGGNLVKQLRELGYKGIIIGGNGFNTSHIFSVCRALCDGVIVAQAYSTEYPNEINKAFHQAYVKQYHKEPSQVSAQSFAALQVYVEALQSLDRQHKINSFTIPQLRIELNKELLRRKYQTPLGEIAFTPVGDVIQKEFYVAQLKMEPNGVNGRFAYLNIK, encoded by the coding sequence ATGAAAAATGGACTTACTCAGAAAACAGCACTATTATTTACTTGCTTGTTGCTACTGGTAGCTTGTAATAAAAATAGCAGCAATAGCACCAATTCTATAAGTAATCCTACAACACAAATAGGTACATCTGATGCTATTCCTATTGGTATTGCTTTTGCCGAAACAAGTAATGTCGCATTACTTGGTCAAGAGGGAACCGATGGAGTAAAAATTGCTCAAAAGTACTTTAATGGCAAAGGAGGTGTTAATGGTACACCAATTAAATTAGTTTATCAAGATACTGCTGGTGATGAAGTTGGAGCTATTAATGCTTTTCAAGCTTTAATTAATCAAAGTAAAGTTGTTGGGATTATTGGCCCTACACTTTCACAACAAGCTTTTAGCGCCGATCCTATAGCAGAACGCAATCAAGTTCCAGTAATCGGAGCATCAAATACAGCTAAAGGTATTCCCGAAATCGGTAATTATGTTGCTCGTGTTTCTTCGTCTGTTGCTGTTGTTGCTCCTTATGCCGTCAAAGCCGCACTCAAACAAAATCCTCAAATCAAAAGAGTAGCTGTATTCTATGCCCAAAATGATGCTTTTAATCGGTCAGAAACAGAGATTTTTCAGAACACAGTCAAAGATTTAAAATTAAATTTAGTAACAGTCCAAAAATTTCAAACTACAGATACAGACTTTCAAACCCAAGGCAGTAACGCGATTAATTTAAAACCAGATTTAGCGATTATATCTGGATTAGCTGTAGATGGTGGGAATCTAGTTAAGCAACTACGAGAACTAGGTTACAAAGGAATAATTATTGGTGGGAATGGTTTTAACACATCTCATATCTTTTCTGTATGCAGAGCGCTTTGTGATGGGGTGATTGTTGCTCAAGCCTACAGTACAGAATATCCTAATGAAATTAATAAAGCATTTCATCAAGCATACGTTAAACAATATCATAAAGAGCCATCTCAAGTAAGCGCTCAGTCTTTTGCAGCATTACAAGTATATGTAGAAGCTCTCCAATCTTTGGATAGACAACACAAAATTAATAGCTTTACTATACCACAGTTACGGATAGAATTGAATAAAGAATTACTAAGAAGAAAATATCAAACTCCTCTCGGTGAAATTGCTTTTACACCTGTAGGTGATGTCATACAAAAAGAGTTTTATGTTGCCCAACTCAAGATGGAACCAAATGGTGTTAATGGTAGATTTGCTTATCTAAACATCAAATAG
- a CDS encoding serine/threonine-protein kinase, giving the protein MTHHIIGKLLQGRYQIVQSLGAGVFGQTYIAIDVDYPENPKCVVKQIKVSSSESGHLEMLRLLFLTETETLKLLGSHQQIPEFIACFEENNQFYLVQELIEGHALTAELPIDRQWGCLWSEREVVDFLIDVLGILEFVHSQGVIHCDIKPENLIRRNSDALRKLVLIDFGSIQSIDFGICAELPIYRIPVTSLGYIPPEQFIGQTQPNSDIYALGMIAIQALTGLEPLQLKTDPYTNEISWRSENTPVNDYLAAVLSQMIRYDSQNRFQSAGEVLRVLKQITWETRPPEILEADEQFLLEATIEDDNSPNPGSGKLSPLFTGMKVGLAANSLLMGFGVYSLINTAPAYSETETLSKATQEYQAGDLQEAIALVKSIPSHSNVYPEAQATIEEWQEQWQVAAHQYQIAQIAFHESRWSDVIHAVAKIPNIKYWQSKTDKLVQQTYINIESQTQDLLAKAYESAQIKDFSVALQYLRQIPQESRAGALVQEKLAEYDRKRQIRAAYFLQNAYKKASIGDFDRAVKFLRNIPKDTLVYAQAKIKLNEYTQKQRLLTDNQKVAYAKSTNSLISKNSTTKVEYLQGVNYLQELNIR; this is encoded by the coding sequence ATGACCCACCACATAATCGGTAAATTACTACAAGGGCGTTACCAAATTGTCCAAAGCCTAGGTGCAGGGGTGTTTGGACAAACATACATAGCTATAGACGTAGATTATCCAGAGAATCCCAAATGCGTTGTTAAGCAGATTAAAGTTAGCAGTTCCGAATCCGGCCACTTAGAGATGCTGAGGTTACTGTTTCTAACTGAAACTGAAACCCTCAAGCTTTTGGGAAGCCATCAACAAATTCCTGAATTCATCGCCTGTTTTGAAGAAAACAACCAGTTTTATTTAGTACAAGAGCTAATTGAAGGACATGCACTGACTGCGGAATTACCCATCGATCGACAGTGGGGGTGTCTGTGGAGTGAAAGGGAAGTTGTAGACTTCCTGATAGATGTCTTAGGTATTCTAGAATTTGTTCACTCTCAAGGCGTGATCCATTGTGACATCAAACCAGAAAACTTGATTAGACGTAATAGCGATGCTTTACGCAAGTTAGTTTTAATTGACTTTGGCTCAATCCAGTCTATCGACTTTGGGATATGTGCGGAATTGCCTATTTATCGGATTCCCGTTACCTCATTGGGATATATACCGCCAGAGCAATTTATTGGTCAAACACAGCCCAACAGTGATATTTATGCTTTGGGTATGATTGCAATTCAGGCTTTAACAGGTTTAGAACCACTACAATTAAAAACTGATCCTTACACTAATGAAATTTCTTGGCGTTCTGAAAATACGCCAGTTAACGATTATCTAGCTGCTGTTCTCAGCCAAATGATCCGCTACGATTCCCAAAACCGTTTCCAGTCTGCGGGTGAGGTATTGCGAGTCCTCAAACAAATAACATGGGAAACTCGGCCACCAGAAATATTAGAAGCAGATGAGCAATTTCTCCTAGAAGCAACCATTGAAGATGATAATTCTCCTAACCCAGGATCTGGAAAATTATCCCCATTATTTACAGGAATGAAAGTCGGACTGGCGGCTAATTCTTTATTAATGGGATTTGGTGTATATTCTTTAATTAATACTGCCCCTGCATATTCAGAAACAGAAACTTTATCTAAAGCCACACAAGAATATCAAGCTGGGGATTTGCAAGAAGCGATCGCACTTGTTAAATCAATTCCCTCTCACAGTAATGTTTATCCAGAAGCTCAAGCCACAATTGAAGAATGGCAAGAGCAATGGCAAGTAGCTGCACACCAATACCAAATAGCTCAAATAGCTTTTCATGAGAGCAGATGGTCGGATGTTATTCATGCTGTTGCTAAAATTCCCAATATAAAATATTGGCAATCTAAAACAGATAAACTGGTTCAGCAAACATACATTAATATAGAATCCCAGACGCAAGATTTATTAGCAAAAGCCTACGAAAGTGCCCAGATAAAAGATTTTTCTGTTGCATTACAATATCTGCGGCAAATTCCTCAAGAAAGTCGTGCGGGTGCTTTAGTTCAAGAAAAGTTAGCTGAATACGATCGAAAGCGCCAGATCAGAGCAGCTTACTTTTTACAGAATGCTTACAAAAAAGCATCTATTGGTGATTTTGATCGCGCTGTAAAATTTCTCCGAAATATTCCCAAGGATACTTTAGTTTATGCTCAAGCTAAAATCAAACTGAATGAGTATACCCAAAAGCAACGCTTGCTGACTGATAATCAAAAGGTCGCTTATGCAAAAAGCACAAATTCATTGATCTCTAAAAACTCAACCACTAAGGTTGAATATCTTCAGGGAGTAAATTACCTGCAAGAGTTAAATATTCGATAG
- a CDS encoding type II toxin-antitoxin system VapC family toxin, whose amino-acid sequence MIIYIPTICLVEIVYLQERRRISADMKFLLDTALANESSGLALVNLTTEIVDALSTISRDTVPDMPDRIIAATAKYMGLPLISRDAKIVSSGISIIW is encoded by the coding sequence ATTATAATATACATACCAACAATTTGTTTAGTCGAAATAGTTTACTTGCAGGAAAGAAGACGGATATCAGCAGATATGAAATTTCTGCTAGATACTGCATTAGCTAACGAAAGTAGTGGATTAGCTTTAGTTAATTTAACAACTGAAATTGTTGATGCATTATCTACGATATCACGTGATACTGTTCCAGATATGCCTGATAGAATTATTGCTGCAACAGCAAAGTATATGGGTTTACCTTTGATTAGTCGAGATGCAAAAATAGTATCATCTGGAATAAGTATTATTTGGTAA
- a CDS encoding YcjF family protein, which translates to MPLSRIVTLIVGLIVILGLALWLIDSLSRLYWQLSYSPLLGNLLLLLLIVLIGALVAAFVYYVLVIQSGEKRSRRNPKRVTAAQIPAAKSDAASTTLQAVRQQVAQIQDEVTRQALLSRSREIEANLARGEIQVVVFGTGSAGKTSLVNAIMGRMVGQVDAPMGTTQVGETYCLRLKGLERKILITDTPGILEAGVAGTEREQMARELATAADLLLFVVDNDLRRSEYEPLRGLAEIGKRSLLVLNKTDLYTDENKEAILARLRQRVRGFIATNDVVAIAANPQSAKLETGETFQPEPDIVPLLRRTAAVLRAEGEDLVADNILLQSLRLGDEARKLIDSQRRRQADKIVERFQWIGAGVVSVTPIPVVDLLATAAVNAQMVVEIGRVYGCELNMERGRELALSLAKTIASLGIVKGAIQLLSTALQLNVATFIIGRAIQGVTAAYLTRIAGKSFIEYFRHDQDWGDGGMTEVVQRQFQINRRDEFIKAFIQEAIARVVKPLQDKSEVVEHDEEING; encoded by the coding sequence ATGCCTCTGTCGCGCATAGTAACGCTAATTGTTGGTCTGATAGTCATTTTGGGGCTAGCCCTTTGGCTAATTGATTCCCTATCGCGCCTCTATTGGCAATTGTCCTATTCGCCATTGCTAGGCAATTTGCTGCTATTGCTACTAATTGTCCTTATCGGAGCCTTAGTTGCCGCTTTTGTCTATTATGTATTGGTAATTCAATCTGGAGAAAAGCGATCGCGCCGCAACCCAAAGCGAGTAACTGCGGCGCAAATTCCGGCTGCTAAATCTGACGCTGCATCTACAACTCTCCAAGCTGTGCGCCAACAGGTAGCGCAAATTCAAGATGAAGTCACTCGCCAAGCTTTATTAAGTCGATCGCGGGAGATTGAAGCAAACTTAGCACGGGGTGAAATTCAAGTAGTGGTATTTGGTACGGGAAGTGCGGGTAAAACTTCCTTGGTAAATGCGATTATGGGACGCATGGTTGGTCAAGTAGATGCACCAATGGGTACAACCCAGGTTGGAGAAACCTATTGTCTGCGGTTAAAGGGATTAGAACGCAAGATTTTAATTACAGATACCCCAGGAATTTTAGAAGCGGGGGTGGCGGGAACGGAACGCGAACAAATGGCGCGAGAACTGGCAACAGCAGCAGATTTATTATTATTTGTAGTTGATAATGACTTGCGAAGGTCAGAATATGAGCCGTTGCGGGGGTTAGCAGAAATTGGCAAGCGATCGCTCCTAGTTCTCAACAAAACCGATCTATATACAGATGAAAATAAAGAAGCTATCCTTGCGAGATTGCGTCAACGGGTACGGGGATTTATTGCTACTAATGATGTGGTAGCGATCGCTGCTAATCCCCAATCTGCCAAATTAGAAACTGGCGAAACCTTCCAGCCGGAACCCGATATTGTCCCTTTGTTGCGGCGCACAGCTGCTGTTTTACGGGCTGAAGGTGAAGATTTGGTAGCAGATAATATTCTTTTGCAATCTCTGCGCTTGGGAGACGAGGCGCGAAAACTCATCGATAGTCAGCGTCGCCGCCAAGCTGACAAAATCGTAGAACGGTTTCAGTGGATTGGTGCTGGTGTGGTATCAGTCACACCCATACCAGTGGTAGATTTATTAGCGACAGCAGCGGTTAATGCTCAAATGGTTGTGGAAATTGGCAGAGTCTACGGCTGCGAATTGAATATGGAACGAGGACGAGAGTTAGCCCTTTCTCTAGCAAAAACGATCGCTAGTTTGGGTATTGTCAAGGGAGCAATTCAATTATTATCTACAGCTTTGCAACTCAATGTTGCCACCTTTATTATTGGTAGAGCTATTCAAGGTGTGACAGCAGCTTATTTAACGCGAATTGCTGGGAAGAGTTTTATTGAATATTTTCGTCACGATCAAGATTGGGGTGATGGAGGAATGACGGAAGTTGTGCAGCGACAGTTTCAAATTAATCGCAGAGATGAATTTATTAAGGCTTTTATTCAAGAAGCGATCGCGCGGGTGGTGAAGCCGTTACAAGATAAATCTGAGGTAGTTGAACACGATGAAGAAATTAATGGTTGA
- a CDS encoding ATP-binding protein, with amino-acid sequence MTATPKLRYLNWIQQRFHQLSIRQKIFYGYGLALGIAVLGTTAGLVIGDRYFQQARQQMNLADEEGSLLSSLQGELLEIQINQQEIVPFLQQPQTFQRGISNFKSDLANTETLLSQAQEFSQTTSERDLQALLTKHHITIAEYFEQLRALIRQILPLTSQPDGAIKAQQLISKFSQSQDALKFYQFAHELTDFAKTVQERQEEADVAQEKAALIQAQIIIGSMVLSVAIAVMLAFYTSTIIAHPIKAVTNIAQKVTQEANFDLRASVTTQDEVGDLSNSLNQLIQQVKHLLEEQQTEAQVRLIQSEKMSSLGRMLAGVAHEINNPVNFISGNLVHAKTYTDDLLALLQTYKAEVPHPSTAVQTLAEEIDLEFLEADLPKLFNSMKVGAERTREIVRSLKDFSRLDEGEAQLIDLHACLDSTLLILNNRLKNGINLVRSYGEIPAIPGYTGLLYQVFMNLLSNALDALEEKSADNPEFVPEIIIITERRENDLVVVRIADNGPGISPENQKKIFETFFTTKPRGIGTGLGLAIAHQIVVEKHKGKITCQSELNQGTEFALALPTTNIALPISHP; translated from the coding sequence ATGACTGCGACACCTAAATTAAGATACTTGAACTGGATTCAACAAAGATTCCACCAGCTTAGTATTCGGCAAAAAATTTTTTATGGATATGGTTTGGCTTTGGGAATTGCAGTTTTAGGAACAACAGCAGGGTTGGTAATAGGCGATCGCTACTTCCAACAAGCCAGACAACAGATGAACTTGGCAGATGAAGAAGGAAGCTTGTTAAGTAGTTTGCAAGGTGAACTGTTAGAAATACAGATTAACCAGCAAGAAATAGTGCCTTTTTTACAGCAGCCACAAACATTTCAAAGGGGAATTTCTAATTTTAAAAGCGATCTGGCGAATACGGAAACTTTGCTTTCCCAGGCACAAGAATTTAGTCAAACCACTTCCGAAAGGGATTTACAAGCTCTGCTCACAAAGCATCACATCACTATAGCCGAATATTTTGAACAACTTAGAGCGCTGATTCGGCAAATTTTGCCATTAACTTCACAGCCAGATGGAGCTATAAAAGCGCAGCAATTAATCTCGAAATTTAGTCAAAGTCAGGATGCTCTCAAGTTTTATCAATTTGCTCATGAGTTAACCGACTTTGCCAAAACAGTTCAAGAACGCCAAGAGGAAGCTGATGTAGCCCAAGAAAAGGCTGCGCTCATCCAAGCCCAGATTATTATTGGTAGTATGGTGTTGTCAGTAGCGATCGCTGTTATGCTGGCTTTCTACACAAGTACAATCATTGCCCATCCCATTAAGGCAGTGACAAATATTGCCCAAAAAGTTACCCAAGAAGCCAATTTTGACTTACGAGCCTCTGTAACTACACAAGATGAAGTAGGGGACTTAAGCAACTCCCTTAACCAGCTAATCCAACAGGTAAAGCACCTTCTAGAAGAACAACAAACCGAAGCCCAAGTCCGACTAATTCAAAGTGAGAAAATGTCTAGTTTAGGACGGATGCTGGCTGGTGTCGCTCACGAAATTAATAATCCTGTAAATTTCATTTCTGGCAACCTTGTACATGCGAAAACCTATACTGATGATTTGTTAGCATTACTGCAAACATACAAAGCCGAAGTTCCGCATCCTTCCACTGCTGTGCAAACTCTAGCAGAAGAAATTGACTTGGAGTTTCTAGAAGCGGATTTACCAAAACTTTTCAACTCAATGAAAGTTGGCGCTGAACGCACACGAGAAATTGTCCGCAGCTTGAAAGATTTTTCTCGTCTTGATGAGGGAGAGGCGCAGTTAATAGATTTACACGCCTGTCTAGATAGTACATTATTGATTCTGAACAATCGCCTGAAAAATGGTATTAACCTTGTTCGCAGCTATGGAGAGATTCCAGCGATTCCAGGCTATACAGGTTTACTTTATCAGGTATTTATGAATCTTCTCAGCAATGCACTTGATGCTTTGGAAGAAAAATCGGCTGATAATCCCGAATTTGTCCCGGAAATTATCATTATCACAGAACGCCGGGAGAATGATTTGGTGGTAGTGCGAATTGCTGACAATGGCCCTGGTATTTCGCCAGAAAACCAGAAAAAGATATTTGAAACATTTTTTACAACTAAACCACGAGGTATTGGTACTGGTTTGGGGCTAGCGATCGCACATCAAATTGTCGTAGAAAAACATAAAGGTAAAATTACCTGCCAGTCGGAATTAAATCAAGGTACAGAGTTTGCCTTAGCTTTACCTACTACAAATATTGCTCTACCGATTTCTCACCCTTGA